catatctccatgttacagtgcATGTTTACGGAAAACAGAAGGAAGACAGTCGACTACCTCAGCTAATTAGGTATCTGCGCCTCctaacacctgtgtgtaaacggaAGACGGGCGCCACAAACGTGTTGTCAATAAGAAACAGTCGGCTGCAACTGTTAAACCCGGTTAACAAGTGCTAACACGGTGCTTCtaacagtaagtgtatatttggcatttgtgaagttattttgatgtAATATGAAAATAGAGGGATTTATCTTTCTAGACCGTActgcaattgagaatcgattcacgtttagatgcgagtatttggctgttttggcttccagTGCCAATTCACCTTTAAACAGAAcaatgtaaggtccttggactataaggagtaacgttaggctcctttagtccaatATTGGACTAGCTAGCTACCTGCTAAGCTAGCCATTGTCATTACACCCACTTgcttaaggcgtcagcatgcttcagttcggctagcGCCTAGCcagagtgtgctcgcatactcccttaaaatacaATTTTGAGACGCATTAGCCAGTATACACGTCCTCAAAATAGttagaattaatctaagataactcaagaaatcggCCATACATTTtacgtttttgccgaggagatcttagtcgcccAATTTTACATATAACCAATGTTTGGTGAATTGAAAAAtgttgcatgaaaacgagtcgtctctcgttgaatgacaaaacACATAATTGacgaatccctactgttgaccaattacCAACGAAGGGGCTTAGACTTCTGCTGCCAATTTAGATTGCCTCAAGAAAAATGTTGTGCCCGAACAACAGAAATAACCTTTGCCGAAGACCAAAACATCAcaatgtcatcataatatatgcacaaactgttctgGCTGGGAAGCATGCAGTCGCCTTTAGTCAGCAAAAGACAGGGAAGACTGCTTGAATGAAAGTGAAACTAACAGCGTTTAATCCATATAATGTTTGggaaggcatttgtgaaaattctatagcaatatagtgGGAAAGCGGACATGCGTTTGGACAATGAATTGACACTGCAGCAAATAAAACCGAATAACAAAAATATTTattgtccaggaccggagtctacgcagaccgATGCGCGttgccaatcagagctacagtaggcctatatgcaaataagtcATACGGGCCTGCCATAATTCACTTTGAAcgggactgtgtgtttacaggcagagACAACGTGACTTTAggtcattagaacgcattcgccaaaagccacctgaatggatttctgtaaataccacgggagtccccttacatttgggaacttctgtcctattgatcaaacaaccatgaaaatgtaggccctctctccctcagttgcaAATGCAcatcaacaagatcaacaactaatgttaGCATAACAGAGATGAGCTCAAATCTAAGgagggaacattagataaaccttCAACCTTTTTCAACTAGTTGGCCATCAAAATTCCACTGATAAACGATTGGGAATAGTAGCTTGCtcatccttctgcagcttgcctgccaatgcatatTTGTCCTAACCCACGTTGagaactgaatgggaacttgcctgcccgCCAATTTCatcgatgccaaatacatttgattgacaactaagagatatgctaactgtggataacagtcgttcaagttcagcatagctagcgAAGCAATTCAAAtgtcttgctagctaaccaaatgacacctgcatctctagctgtagccaaTGAAAAACGATATAAGGAGAAAAAGTAGGTCGTTCACCCACTTCTCCAATGACATGACACCCTCctggcagctagctagctaacattaggctacgtgtttttagcttgctaaataaacAGCTAGCTACATAAATAAATACGCTAGCCCAGGGGTGTCAGTCAATCAGCACACGGGCCATATTGAAAAAATCAACGAATTCGCGGGCCAGACATAGCCCATTTTATTTTACACAAAAACTTGCAACCCAAACTGCCCATTGCTTTATTCGAAAAAAATATGGCCCTTTATAATGTCCACTTATGACACAGTATAAAGCATTTTAAAGATATTAAAACAAAAGAAAAATAATATTTGTCCAGCCTTTGCTGCTATGCTTGCAGATGTGCATAATATGCTGCGACCCTAATCAAAAAGTATTTAACTCAATAACAAAAACATAGCTACAGGTCGTTGTAACGTTTAAACTTAGAAAATGTTTTTCATGTTTTTGCACTACATGGATCAACGTTGTTGAATGTAGCATTGCTGTATGGTGCACTCAAAATGTATTATAGTTGAGTAGCAAGCCTAGGctactgctcaaatgttgctgtaataggcctacatgtttcttCTTCGCAtggtgttttgttgcaggtttTGTTTTTTGGTTATTAATTGTCAAGCTTTAAACACCGAAGCcaaactgcaacattttagtagcctagcaAGGACTGTGGCATGTGTCTGTACACTTTCCTTTCGTTGAATTTACCGATGAGAGCgcatcaggctgtaatttcataCTCGCTTGTGTCCTATTCGGCCTGAGGGCCTTGTTCTTCACACATatgcgctagcctattagccacattatgactgactcattgcccttgctagtttgattgtattgacattcccagccttagttacagtagtccgtttttgttcaaaatattgagtcattaaaactgaagcagtgcatcccgaatgggtggTGGCAGCAACCAATGTACCATGCCaactgtgatttacaacctgatagcaatattttttggactatcaagaaatgtattggttAATTATATtgaagatgcactatgcagaaatcgctctgccattgcCTGGTTGctgaaattctaatagttcgcctaatttcagtttgtgacaaaacaagcaagtatagtgtagagaatcattgttccatctaaacagctgtgaaatatattttccattaacaaaaatattgtattttcagctgtttgaagctggtgtacaaaaccgaaagcaaaagatgcaaaaacgaaacttaacgGGAAGCATATAAAtaacgcacatagaacagatctactgctttcaacgagaatgacagatctatatgcacgcatgactgtaagtcgctttggataaaagcgtctgctaaatggcatattattatcattattataaatttggtcaggtcacccaGAAAGTTATAttgcagattttttttatttaactaggcaagtcagttaaaaacaaattattatttacaatgacggcctacaccggccaaacccggacgacgctgggccaattgtgcactgccctatgggacttccaatcacggccggttgttgatacagcctggaatcgaaccagggggtctgtagtgacgcctcaagcactgagatgcagtgccttagaacgctgcgccactcgggagcatcatgcattgaactgcgtccatctattctgccaacaatgcatTACTGTATGTCATGGAATTTTGAGTCAAATAACCTACTTTTAAAAAcgtataaagttggttttgaagcATAAACTCGGAATTTGATATTTGACAGATTTTATTATTgtatgtttgtttcatatctgcaaagtagttaaaacgagTTCAGCTCCACTTTAAGGCCTAGTGgctatgacatactgatatatGCCATCGCCAGAACAGGACTTGGCTATCCAGCCTGCTAAAAGTTGGGGAGAGGCCAGTGATGGTTAGTACGAGTGTCCGGCAACTGTCGCACTTCACCCATCCGTTACCAAAAACGCGCACGTGGGGAATTTCATTCAACCAACCCCTCCTCCAAGAAATTCGCTTGCGCCTCTAACAATAGCGTAGCTTGTCTGAGTGCACAGTAAATCGTCCACTATCTAACGTTAGACACAATGTGGGCGTTCTTTCAGTAACGTTAGTTGTTTATGTATAACAACATTACATCACATAACGACCTGCTTAACAATTTATAATGAAAGCAAAAGACTACCTCTAAAGTCAACTTGCTACACGTAACATTATCAAAAACACCGGCGGGACAAAATGATTGAACTTGCAAATCGCTGCCTCGCGTAACGCTAGCTAGCTTTAACGTTACATCCCTTCGCCGGCCGGGCCGTCTTTATCCCTCAGAAACAGTCCTTTGATACAATTATACACATAGGACACGACAAGGTGTAAACAACCGTCAAACAATATTAGCTGATACCCTCTGAAATCTCCCAACTCGTTCACCCACATAAACCTCACCTGCCGCCGCCATGTTGGAGAGCGAGTCCGTACCAGATATCCGGATGAAGACGTCCGAAGTTTATTTACGAGAACGCGCATCTTTGGTCGCGAGCCTCAAATCCCTCCCGCCTTGCCCATGCCGTGTATTTTCTATTAGGACAATTTTCTATTACAATATTCTGTTATCGTGTGTATGCCTACATAGTACTGGCCAATTCTAGGCATCTCAAAGCGTTttcatactttttattttttatatgtaGGCAGGATATGTGTTTTACATGCTGTTGTCTATTTTTTAATAATTATTAATTCATTTATCCATCAACCCATTCATTCATTTACTCATTTACTCATTCATTCGATTAATTCATTATAGTACCAACCTGACCAATAAAAACAGTCGTACCTAATGTCAATATTATGTCTTCTAGTCTCatgatttggttctgggtgccaAGATGAGGTGTCTCACTAACTCTCCATGTGTGTTTTTGTGCTTCATCTCATCTTGTGCTATTGAACTGAAAGTTTGCTGCACTCAAGGATAATTCACTGCAAGAAAAAAACAAGCAGATTCACATCTTTATTTTTATAAACCAAAATAGATCAATATTCTAAGGAAGTACAGTTATTCCTCCTTATGTTATCCATGTTGTAGGCTATTGATTCAGTATTTGAGTGACAGCTTGTAGATATATCGATAACATAACCTACTAACCTTCATAATAGGTAGCATAAACTATGCATTGCACTCTAGTCTTTCTTATTTATTacctattataaactgggtggttcgagccctgaacgCTGATTTGCTGATatccgtggtatatcagaccgtataccacaggtatgacaaaacatttatttttactgctctaattacgttggtaaacagtttataatagcaataaggcacctcaggggtttgtgatatatggccaatataccacggctaagggctgtgtccaggcactccgcgttgcgtcgtgcttaagaacagcccttacccgtggtatattggccatataccacaccccctcgggccttattgcttaaatgtaGCCTAACAGAGTAGCCTACTTAAATTCAAGAAGAGCAATAGCATCAATTGCTTCCTAAAGCATTCTGCTCCATAGTAGCCTATTCACAatgagttacagtgggggaaaaagtatttagtcagccatcaattgtgcaagttctcccacttaaaaagatgagagagggctgtaattttcatcataggtacacgtcaactatgaaagacaaattgagttagaaaatcacattgtaggattttttaatgaattttttgcaaattatggtggaaaataagtatttggtcacctacaaacaagcaagatttctggctctcacagacctgtaacttcttctttaagaggctcctctgtcctccactcgttacctgtattaatggcacctgtttgaacttgttatcagtataaaagacacctgtccacaacctcaaacagtcacactccaaactccactatggccaagaccaaagagctgtcaaaggacaccagaaacaaaattgtagacctgcaccaggctgggaagactgaatctgcaatagttaagcagcttggtttgaagaaatgagagcaattattaggaaatggaagacatacaagaccactgataaaatctcccttgatctggggctccacgcaagatctcaccccgtggggtcaaaatgatcacaagaacggtgagcaaaaatcccagaaccacacggggggacctagtgaatgacctgcagagagctgggaccaaagtaacaaagcctaccatcagtaacacactacgccgccagggactcaaatcctgcagtgccagacgtgtccccctgcttaagccagtacatgtccaggcccgtctgaagtttgctagagtgcatttggatgatccagaagaggattgggagaatgtcatatggtcagatgaaaccaaaatagaactttttggtaaaaactcaactcgtcgtgtttggaggacaaagaatgctgagttgcatccaaagaacaccatacctactgtgaagcatgggggtggaaacatcatgctttggggctgtttttctgcaaagggaccaggacgtctgatccgtgtaaaggaaagaatgaatggggccatgtatcgtgagattttgagtgaaaacctccttccatcagcaagggcattgaagatgaaacgtggctgggtctttcagcatgacaatgatcccaaacacactgcccgggcaatgaaggagtggcttcgtaagaagcatttcaaggtcctggagtggcctagccagtctccagatctcaaccccatagaaaatctttggagggagttgaaagtccgtgttgcccagcgacagccccaaaacatcactgctctagaggagatctgcatggaggaatgggccaaaataccagcaacagtgtgtgaaaaccttgtgaagacttacagaaaacgtttgacctgtgtcattgccaataaagggtatataaaagtattgagaaacttttgttattgaccaaatacttattttccaccataatttgcaaataaattcataaaaaatcctacaatgtgattttctggattttttttctcattttgtctgtaatagttgttgtgtacctatgatgaaaattacaggcctctctcatctttttaagtgggagaacttgcacaattggtggctgactaaatactttttttccccactgtataatgaatGATTTTCTGTATGTGTTGTGATTATGTACTTTATGGATGTTTAGTTTCTAGTTGTTTACCTCACATTTGGTTTAAATTATGACTGTATGGTTATACACATGATAAATATTCATCAATATCTTCCCTCATTACTAAACCACACCATCCTTAGTTTTATTGTGATAAGCTTTTTTTCCAATCACATATTATGATTTTTTCATGATGGTTTTAAGGTTTTTGTAACTTTACTTGTATTTCTTGTATTGCCACTTAAGAGGTGTTTATGAGTTTGTGACTTTTTGATTGCCAGTACTTGGtaatatgaaaaataaataagatTTTTAAAAATGGAATAACAGTTTTCTATCCatcacattaaaaaaatatacatttgaGATACTCCTAAAATTTCGCAATGGCCTCAGTTCATCATGGTGCAAGAAACAAATATAAGAAACAACATGTTAAATGGTAACCATTGCATTTATTGCATCAAAGtttgattttttgttgttgttatgatTTTTTTATGACACGATGTTATGCCCATTTGATGGGTTTGACTCCTCTGCGTCTGTgggtgtatatctctctctccatgaaGTTTACAATTGGTCATCACTTTTGTCCGCCCTCATTCCCTTATGCTTTCAGTTCATCCATAGCGTCTTGGAGCCTGGAATAGAATTAATAGGTATTAGAACACAGGAAATGAATTCATTGACAGGACAGATGATACTGCCATACCTAGTTTTTACTGTAGATGGCGTCAAACCACCTCAAGTACTGTACTTCACACACTAATTGCTACTGATGCGTCCAAAATCATATTTGTGTTTCTCCCATTTCACTTTGTCACAATTTCCAAGTATTTGAATAATGGTATGTGTCACCCCCACTTCCCCATCATTATTTCCTGTTTTAACTCCCTCAATTTTATTTAAACTATGCTCTGTGGCCGTTTGTGGTACTTTAACTTGAAGCATAGCTGACATAAGCATTGAGATGCTAAAAGAATAAACAGTTTAATTACTATCAATCCTCAAGCCTAAGAGCAGAGTGTGCATCTCAATTGTCAAAAGTTGCTTCATCTCCTTCTCACATCCTTTCCTTCACCTTCACTAATGTGTAAGGAACTGGATTGGTGGACAAAGCCACCACCCTATAACAGTCACCTATCCATGTGTCTTTAGTTCAGTGCAGATGATGGAAACAAGCAGAGGAGAGTCAGTCAGCCACTCCCCCTCATCCACTTGCTTGAAGTCTCTTGAAAGGAATCCACTTTAGACTGAGACACAGCCCTAGTCAGCCATTAGCCCCTTTAGTCCCTCGTCCACTTACTTGAAGTCTCCCCCATCGAGCAGGCTCCTATAGGTGGCGATCTCGGCCTCCAGCTTCATCTTCATATTGAGGAGTGCCTCATACTCCTGGCCCTGCTGCTGGATGTTGCCCCGCAGGTTGGTCAGCTCACCCTCCAGACGGATGAGGATAGCATTGTACTTCTCCACCTCCATGTTGGAGCGCATCTCTGTGTTGCGCAAGGTATCTTCCAAGGAGGATTTCTGTTGGGAATAACAGGGGAATGTTGGGAATGGTCTTCGAAATTTTGTTGAATGATACTGGGATTATTAGAATGTTGGAGATATGGATGGTATGGCTAAGGTATGGCAGCGGACTTCAAAAGGAGGTCGTACATAGAGGACATACATGGGCTACTATCAGTTCAATTTTACTCGGAGGAATTAAGGAATTTTACGGAAATATGTTATCATATTGAAAGAATGTCCTTGCCAAGCTCTGTTGGGACGCGAGCTCGATCTCGAGGGTCTGTAACTGTCTCTGTAGGTCGCTCATCTCCATCTGGGCCCCCTGCAGGGCCTCTGTGTTCTGGGATACCTGCACCTGTACGTCTGAGATCTATACCACAGCATAAAGGAAGGGAAGGAGATAGGCAAGGAGATAAGGAGggaagaaaggaaggagagagggagggaagaagggaaGGAGATATGGAAGGAGGGAAGAAGGGAAGGAGTTAGGGAAGAAGGGAaagttagggctctattcaatctgtaatgctgaagcgttacagattcagCGATATACATTTATAGGTCATTTCCGATTGCGCCAacgtatgcagcgtttaccgtgaatgcagtctccgctaaagcgggaacattgccttacATTTCAATCGCGCTGTAAAGCTGAACATCCGCGATGCGGATTGAAAAGAGCCCTTAGTCATCTTGAAAGTTTAATTCATGTTTTGGATTTCAGGCTTTCTTTGTCTGACTAGACCACCCatacaacaaaacattttttcaatGGAAAGCTACACTTTCAGTGGATAACATTTTTTATGTTGTCCAGTGGGTGTGGGTTACTCCATTTTAGTTCCAATTGCAGATCAAAAACCAATAATTATAGGTTTGATGTGGTGTGTAATGATAGTATGATACAATGATGTACCTTCTGGACACTGAAAATAAGATGGGGTACCTGGTTTTCGTGCCACATTTTGAGGTCCTTTGCGTTCTTCAGAGCCATCTTCTCGTAGTTGGCCCTCATCTCCTCCATCACCAGGCTCAGGTCCTGACCTTTAGGGGCGTCCACGTCCACCTGCACCCCTGACTGGGATATCTGGGTCCTCATCTCCATCACCTCCTGTTGGAGAGGGGtcggaggaaggggagagggggagagagagagagacagaaacagacagcgACAGAAAAAAAGACAGACAAAGGAAAGTAAGGCATTCCAATATTAGCCAACTGTGAAATTTGAAAAGTTCATAGCTAGTGATAATGTTAGTCTGATATTATCACGTTATCGTTGTTCTTCATGGAATTGGATTGTTCCATTTATTCTATTTCTATTCTCCATActgaaaatgttatatttcaaatgATTATTTGATATGGACATTCGATCTCAATGCTATAGCTCACATTGTCATGGTTCTTCCTGAGGAAGATGAGCTCCTCCCTCACGGCCTCGATCTCACTCTCCACATTCATCCTGCCCATGTTGGTGTTATCGATGACCTTCTTCAGCCCAGCAATGTCCGCCTCCACTGACTGACGAATGCTGTACTCAGATTCAAATCTGTGGGCACAGGGACACTCACTAAACTCTGCATTGACATGAAATACACTGACATTTTGGGGTAAAggcacaaaatggctgccatgttTCAGTTTACTAGGAGTAGGATGGAGTTGAAGCAGACACTGATCTGAGGTCAATTTTGTATTTTTCTCCTCCTTTTGATTATCATTAGAATTTTGGGGAGGGAAagttgatcctagatctgtgtctgTGGGCAATTACTATCTCTGGAGCAGTTCACCAAGGTTAAAAGAGCTATGCAGCATAGGGGTTGCATGTAAGAGGTTACATGCACATCAGACATTCACGTACAGATGCCAAGATGACAGATTCATTATGAGAGATCAGACTTTCTGTGCCAACTCTGCACACTGGTACCGGCACAAGACTTCCTCTCTTGTGGGTCTGGCATGTCTCAAACTCTTGAGAGTTTTTCCTTGCTTAATGGCTGACTTTATAGtggcccactgggcacacactggatgaactaacgttgtttccacatcatttcaatgaaattatgtggaatagacgttgaactgacatctgtgcccagtggggggTTTGAGTCAATG
This window of the Coregonus clupeaformis isolate EN_2021a chromosome 10, ASM2061545v1, whole genome shotgun sequence genome carries:
- the krt18b gene encoding keratin, type I cytoskeletal 18b; protein product: MSYRPSNSHISFQRTMPVSSYRAASTYGGAGGQGTRISSAAYGGLRSGAPAGSSSYSSSSFKVSGGGMGTGIGGGMGAGMGGMGGLINAAAVGGGSGHVMGNEKGAMQNLNDRLANYLETVRNLEQANGQLEVKIREALEKGGPDARDYSKYSTILDDLRKKVFDATVDNASIVLQIDNARLAADDFRVKFESEYSIRQSVEADIAGLKKVIDNTNMGRMNVESEIEAVREELIFLRKNHDNEVMEMRTQISQSGVQVDVDAPKGQDLSLVMEEMRANYEKMALKNAKDLKMWHENQISDVQVQVSQNTEALQGAQMEMSDLQRQLQTLEIELASQQSLKSSLEDTLRNTEMRSNMEVEKYNAILIRLEGELTNLRGNIQQQGQEYEALLNMKMKLEAEIATYRSLLDGGDFKLQDAMDELKA